The DNA window GTTGTGTGACACTGGGGACATGTTATGAGTGCTATATGATAACGTAAGATCTGTTTGAGGGGCAAGTTGACATAAAGAGCTTGTTTAGGGGGCCAAAAGGTTTCCAGGATCTATTTAGAGGGTCTTATGATATCAGGGGTCTGTTAGGGGCTAAGTGACTTCAGGGTGAAGTGTGGAGGGGAACAAACATTAGTGAAGTTGAAATGCTTTCACGAGAGGACCGTCTTCTTCCAATGTAAGTTATCCCCTTTGGTCTAGGATGAGATCCCAGCACTGTCCGTGTCCCGGCCCCAAACCGGCCTGTCCTTCCTGGGCCCTGAGCCTGAGGACCTGGAGGACCTGTACAGCCGCTACAAGGTACATTCAACCCCTAACCCAGAACTTGCACAGGACCTGGCATCTCATACTCTCCCCACTTTCCACCACTCTCTGGATCAGCAAGGGCTGGAGCCATCCCCTTCTGTCCCTCTCTGCTCACAGAAGCTGCAGCAAGAGCTGGAGTTCCTGGAGGTGCAGGAGGAATACATCAAGGATGAGCAAAAGAACCTGAAAAAGGAATTTCTCCATGCCCAGGAGGAGGTGAAGCGAATCCAAAGCATCCCGCTGGTCATCGGACAATTTCTGGAGGCTGTGGATCAGAATACAGCCATTGTGGGCTCTACCACAGGTGTGCTAAGGacacctcattcattcatttgtccacTTCACAACTATTTCCTACCATGTGCTAGGCAGCAGCAAACAAGGCAGGGCAGTGCGGTGTTCTTCAGAGTATTTTGACTGATCAAAAGgtagaaatacatacatacatacatacatatatatatatatatatatatatatattttttttttttttttttttttttttttgagacagagttttgctcttgtcatccaggctggagtgcagtggcacgatctcggctcactgcaacctctgcctcccaggttcacgcgattctcctgtctcagcctcccaagtagctgggattacaggcatggaccaccacgcctggctaatctttgtattattagtagagacagggtttcaccatgttggccagtctggtcttgaactcctgacctcaggtgatccacccgcctcaccctctgaaggtgctgggattacaggcgtgagccccactgtgcccggccagaaatatattttacattgtgaatatctgtctctgtctcttaaCTTTTTAGACAGATGTATAAAACATAAGTTTCAGCATGAAATATTTAGCCTTACTAGGTGTGGTATATGCTGATGTTTTCTATCCTATTCTAGTCTGTTTTGCTTTAAACACAGTTCTGGTCATGACCTTCCAAACTGATATCACAACTACTACTGGCTTGGGGCCTGCAGTTTGAAACAATGAGTAGGAGCGTTAAGAGATTGGgctctgaggccaggcatggtgcctcacgtataatcccagcactttgggagactcaggtgggcagatcacttgaggccagaaatttgagaccaggctgggcaacaaggtgaaaccccatcgctagtaaaaatataaaaattagccgggtgtggtggcacacacttgccatcccagctacttgggtggttgAGGCACAGGAATctgttgaacccgggaggtgggggttgcagtgagctgagatcgtgacactgtactacagcctggggcgacagagcaacactctgtctaaaaaaaaaaaaaaaaatactggtccCTGATAGGGACTCAGAGTCCTTATCAGAGTATATTGTAGCTGCTGCTGTTTATATAGGTCCAGGCCTTGCCCTCTTGATAGTCATTGTCACTGGCATCTTATCTGTTTTTTCGTTTCTGGGCTCTGTTCCTCTGGACGAAGCCATGTTCTTGTAAAGGTTCTGGAGAAAGGTGTGCGACTGTGCCTAGAATTGGACTGGTGGGCTATGAGAAAGTGAGGGGAGGGTGGTATCCAGGATGAGGCCTCTATCTTTGACCTGTAGGAGTTGGGATAGTGTGGCTTTccctgagatcgcaccacgggTAGAGGAGTAGGTTCgtgggaaggcagggagggcagTCCAGAGCATCATGGAAGGTGTCCAGGAGGCTGCTGGGCATCCAGGTCTGACAGTCAGAAGAGAGACTGAGCCTGGAAAGAGAAGTGTGCCTCACTAGTATGAGATGCAGGGGGAGGCCTACTGGACAGCCAGGGCTGGAGCTCAAGAGAGAATCAGGGCGGTAGACAAGGAGTTCGTGTGAATGTTGGGGACGGACAGCAGGAGGGAAGGCTGGAGGCCGAGAGGGGACCCCTCAGGATCTGAGCCAGAGATGTTGGCAGCATGGAGATTAGGAGGAAGGAAGTGGGGAAGGGGCAGTTTCCAGGCTGACACTTCttgttttcctctctcccttctcgcAGGCTCCAACTATTATGTGCGCATCCTGAGCACCATTGATCGGGAGCTGCTCAAGCCCAACGCCTCGGTGGCCCTCCACAAGCACAGCAATGCACTGGTGGATGTGCTGCCCCCCGAAGCCGACAGCAGCATCATGATGCTCACCTCAGGTAACGGGGGAGCCTGCAGCTGGGAGGGCCCCATGGGGACCTTGAGGACCCGGCCAGGGGCCCCAGCTCTGCTCTCCCACCAGACCAGAAGCCAGATGTGATGTACGCAGACATTGGAGGCATGGACATCCAGAAGCAGGAGGTGCGGGAGGCCGTGGAGCTCCCGCTCACGCATTTCGAGCTCTACAAGCAGGTGAGGCGGTACAGgtggcagggaagggagaggcCCCATTGGGTCTGGGGTTGGAGGTGGAACCCCTGACTCccacttctcttccttcttctgggTTTCAGATCGGCATTGATCCCCCCAGAGGCGTCCTCATGTATGGCCCTCCTGGCTGCGGGAAAACCATGTTGGCAAAGGCGGTGGCACATCACACCACAGGTGAGCCCTTCTGCCCTTGCCCCGAACTCTCATCTTCTGGCCTTTCCGCCTTGCTCCCTGCTCGCTCACTGGCACTGCACAGTGATTAGAAACATAGACTCTGGGGTCACAGCCCACGTGTGCATGTTACTGGCTGTAGTGACTTCACCTCCTTGGGCCTTTCCTAGTAGTAAAAGACTCATTTCACCCAGTGATCGTGAGCAGTTAATGAAGTAATGCAGTGTTTTCCTACAATGGGTTGTGACGTATTAGTAATTATGAATTTCAATTTGTGGGTTGCAGCCAGTATTTTGAAACATGAAATAGAAAGCGCCAGAGAACATCCACATGGTATTTATACCATGGTACAAGTATATATGGTGCAAGTTCGTCTGTTTCATGACACTTGTttcatacacatgtgcacactcaTGTATACTTGTGGTTcttcaaaaatgtatatatatttttttcttagattttttcatagagatagggtctctgttgcccaggctggtcttgaactcctgggctcaagggatcctcccacctctgcctcccaaagtgctgggattacaggcatgaaccatgtgcctggccccaaaaatgtatttcttattgtaGGTGCCAGACAAAAATGTCTGAAAGTCACTCACtctgtaactcttttttttttttttaaagccctaaAATCTTAAGCATATGTTCAGATCTTAATACATGTGAGCCAGGGAGCAGTAGGAGGTAGTAGTTAAGCAGTATGTTTTCGGGGCTAGACTGCCTGGCTTTGAAATCTTACTCCCCCACCAACTTCTTTTGTGATCCTGAGTAAGTtaacctctctgtgactcagtttccttaactgTCAGATGGAAACAATCATAGTACCTATTTTTCTGGGGGTGTTCAGAAGAGCAAATTGATACAAAGCATCTGGAATGggcaataaatgttagctgttgtcATTGTTACTCATTTGCTTGGCACTTTATTGAACTTTTACTCTGTACCAAGCCTTGTGCTGGAATGCAAAGATGACAATCAGAGATGTCCCTTGCCTTGactgggaaaaaagaaacagacaccTAGAACTCAGTCATTCAGTGactgtttattgaacacctactatgtgccaggatgTGTTGTAGATGCTAGAGacgtgggccaggcacagtggctcacgcctgtgatcccagcactttgggaggccgaggcaggaggatcacgaggtcaggagatcgagaccacggtgaaaccccgtctctactaaaaatacgaaaaaattccCCAGGcgtggttgcgggtgcctgtagtcccagctacttgggaggctgaggcaggagaatggcgtgaacccgggaggcggagcttgcagtgagcccagatcacgccactgtactctagcctgggtgacagggcgagactccatctcaaaaaaaaaaaaaaaattagccaggtgtggtggcgggcgcctgtagtcctagctacttgggaggctgaggcagaatggcgtgaactcggaaggcggagcttgtagtgagccgagatggcgccactgcactccagcctgggtgacagagtgagactccgtcttaaaaaaaaaaaaaaaaaggatagagaCGTGGCAGTAAACAGAACACCTCCTTATGGAGGTGATGTCTTAGTTGGAAAAACAGGCAGATAATGTGGCCCAACACAGATTcgtcaagtttcttttttttttttgtttttttttttttttgagacggagtcttgctctgtcgtccaggccggagtgcagtggcgcgatctcggctcactgcaagctctgcctccgaggttcacaccattctcctgcctcagcctcccgagtagctgggactacaggtgcccgccaccatgcctagctaattttttgtattttttagtagagacggggtttcacggtgttagccaggatggtctagatctcctgacctcatgatccacccgcctcggccttccaaagtgctgggattacaggtgtgagccaccgcgcccagcccataaactttcttaaaacattatgagatgtttttgtgtgatttttttttttttttttgagacaagagtctcactctgtagcccaggctggagtgcagtggtgctatcttggttcactgcaacctccaccttctggattcaagcgattctcctacctcagcctcccgagtggctggaattacaggtacatgccaccatgcctggctaattttttttgtacttttggtagaaatggggttgcaccatgttgcccaggctggtcttgaactcctggcctcaggtgatccaaccaccttggcctcccaaaattctgggattacaggcgtaagccaccgcacccggctgtgattttttttttaagctcattacctatcattagtgttagtgtattttatgtgtggcccaagacaattcttccagtgtggccctgtgtacccttcacccagattCCCTAATGTTATTATCTTATGTAACCACAGTACAATTaggaaaaccaggaaattaacaatGCCACAATACAATGAACTAAAGTTTAGACCTCCTTCAAATTTTACCAGCTTTTCCCACTAGAGACCCTCACTTCAGGTTCTGTCATTTTTCTGAGTGAATTGGGGTGGTTTGTCACtggcagaggaagggaagagagaaggtgTAGAACGGATGTAGGAATGGGAAAAGCTGCTGACTGgggttgagttttgttttgttttctagagacagggttatgtctggccaggcgcagtggctcacgtctataatctcagcacttcgggaggccgaggtgggcggatcacgaggtcaggagttcgagaccagcctggcaaacatagtgaaaccccatctctactaaaaatacaaaaaaattagccaggcatggtggtgggcgcctgtaatcccagctactcgggaggctgaggcaggagaatcgcttgaacccgggaggccgaggttgcagtgagccaagatcacaccattgcattccaggccGGGCAATAGTGCGAGattccgtttccaaaaaaaaaaaagacaggttcttgttctgtcacccaggctggagtgcagtggtgtgatcatagcccactgcaacctcaatctcctgggctcaagcaatcctctccatCTCGGTCTCTCCTAAGTagctgtgccaccatgcccaactaatttttgtgtctttattgtatcttcattttcagtagaggcagggtcttgctatgttgcccaggctggtcttgaactcctgggctcaagccatcctcctgcctcagcttcccaaagtgttgggatcacaggtgtgagcctttTTTCCCTCTCGTTTTTCTGGGGGAATTCATCTATTTGTTCCGGTGACAGCACAGCTTACTAAGAGTGAGTAACTGAAGCAGGAGCCCATTCCAGGGTAGGTGGAAGGAGTAGTAGAGCCCACAGGGGGCTGAGAGATTGGGAGGACAGGGAAGGTCGGGGTAGGAAGGGGACTGTAGTGATTGAGTAGGAAAGGCTGACAGACAGGCTGGGTCAGATAAGGCAATTCCAGGGATGGGGGTTTCATGTAGAACTGGTTGAACATTTGCAGAACAGCCAAGTAAATGTGTGGCCAAAGTCAGGTGGTCAAGGTGTGTTTAGAGCAGAAAAAGTCAGAAATCTTGAGGTTAGGATGCTGAATGAGCCCCCAGCTGATGCAAGTACCAAGAAAGAGGGACCCCTTGAGCCAGGTATAAAGTCTGGATCTTAGGGAGTGAACAGGGCAGGGCTGAAGCTTTGAACAGTTCCTAGTTTATGACATAAAACCACTCAGTCTATCTATGGACTGCATGTCTCCCTTCTCTGGTGGCTGGAAGGAGAGTCCTGGGGGTATGCTTCGTACAACACAAAGCATCTGATCCTTAAGAAACAAGCGTAACTTTAAGAAACAAGGCCAGGGTCAAGCatagggtggctcatgcctataatcccagcactttggaaggctaagccaggggaatcgcttgaggccaggggtttgagaccagcctgggcaatatagcaagaccccatctcctcaaaaatttttaaaaagctaggtgtgggtacatgcctatagtcctagctactcgggaggctgaagagggaggattgcttgagcccaggagattgaggctgcagtaagctatgatcataccactgtactccaagtCCAAAGGGAGGGCCCAGAACAAATCTGTCTTCAACCTCATTGCCAATTGTCAGTTATATCAGAACATGCCCGTGGTCCCTGATCTTTTTCAGGAAATTAAAAAGCTGGTCCTTATAGCAAACAGGAACTCAGAGCTCTTGGCGAGGCAGTATAATGTCTTAGTGTATGGGCAGCATGTctgttttcttgctgattttgCAAGTGCTCCAGAAATCTagactgtcttttttctttctttttttagtatttcatatcctgatttttaaatgttgggcCAAAAAAATGACACATCTGgctaggcatggcggctcatgcctgtaatcccagaactttgggaggtcaaggcgggtggatcacttgaggtcaagagttcaagaccagcttggccaacatggtgaaacctcgtctctactaaaaatacaaaaattagcttggcatggcagtgcacgcctgtaattccagctacccgggaggctgaagcaggagaatcacttgaaccctgaaggcagaagttgcagtgagccgagattgtgctactgcactccagcctgggcgacagagcaagactgtgtctcaaaaaaaaaaaaaaaagtgacatgttTGTGAGGAGAATTCATGATTTAGGCCACTGGGTCACTGTGGGGTACAAGTAGATGGCTATTCCTCAGGGCTGGATGTGGGACCCACCCTTGGGCATGAGAGAATGACACAACTACTAGGTATGGGTATCCAAGGAAAAGGATGTCTTCAAGGAATTCGCAGTTTCTGTTAAAGCAGAATGGGCCCCTCAGGAGGCTCATTCCCACCTAACCCTTGTCATCCTGTCATCAGCTGCATTCATCCGGGTCGTGGGCTCGGAGTTTGTACAGAAGTATCTGGGTGAGGGCCCCCGCATGGTCCGGGATGTGTTCCGCCTGGCCAAGGAGAATGCACCTGCCATCATCTTCATAGACGAGATTGATGCCATCGCCACCAAGAGATTCGATGCTCAGACGGGGGGTAAGTGATGCCAAAACAAGGCCCAGATTCTTGGACAAGCTTGTCACATGGGATGCCTGGGACTGACCATGCTGTGCACCCTCAGCCGACAGGGAGGTTCAGAGGATCCTGCTGGAGCTGCTGAATCAGATGGATGGATTTGATCAGAATGTCAATGTCAAGGTTTGGGGTTTGGGATGGACAAGGGGAGGTGTGGTGTAGGAACTGGGGAAAGGTGGGGGCTGGCACCTAAGGGGCGGTTATCATGACAGGAAGGAGGTAGGAGTGCAGAGATCTGAGCTGGCCTGCCCCCCAATGTCAGGTAATCATGGCCACAAACAGAGCAGACACCCTGGATCCGGCCCTGCTACGGCCAGGACGGCTGGACCGTAAAATTGAATTTCCACTTCCTGACCGCCGCCAGAAGAGATTGATTTTCTCCACTATCACTAGCAAGATGAACCTCTCTGAGGAGGTTGACTTGGAAGATTGTATCCTGCTCCAGAAGTCAGGGAGGGGCCCTAGTTGGGAATGGGGATTAGATCTTCAGCTCCACTTCTGCCATCACCACAGCCCAGACTGTGCAGGTGGGACCAAGgtccagggaggaagggaggtgacAGAGATGGCCAAAGATGACTTCCAGCCCCAGGCATTTACCCCATCACACAAGGAATAGTTTCCTTAACTCACTGCAGATGTGGCCCGGCCAGATAAGATTTCGGGAGCTGATATCAACTCCATCTGTCAGGAGGTAAGTGGTGGTTTCTCTCTGGATCCAGGCAGCGGGTGTGTGAGGACCCTTCTTCTCTGAACCACTGCTGCAGTCCTGTCCCCTCATGGCTGCCCTGGGTCATGGGCgccatttctctcttcctctaccATCACTAGGGGTGGATAGTACAGGGGtagtgttttttgtattttactttgagacagggactcactctgtcgcccaggctggagtgcagtggggcaatcatgactcactgcagtgatcctcccacctcagcctcccaagtagctgggattacaggcgatcctcccacctcagcctcccaagtagctgggattacaggcgcccaccaccacgtctggctaatttttgtattttttgtagagacagggtttcaccatgttgcccaggctggtctcgaactcctgggctcaagtgatctgtataccccagcctcccaaagtgtcgggattacaggcgtgagccactgtgccctgccacaGGAAGTAGATTTTAACTCTCATCCTTCAACAGAGTGGAATGTTGGCTGTCCGTGAAAACCGCTACATTGTCCTGGCCAAGGACTTCGAGAAAGCATACAAGACTGTCATCAAGAAGGACGAACAGGAGCATGAGTTTTACAAGtgacccctcccttccctccaccaCACCAGTCGGGCTGGGGCTTCTTTCGCCCCCGCCAGCACCTCTGTCCCAAAACCTCAATCCCTTTTTTCTTTACCCAAGATtggtttcttcaataaatagatAAGATCGAATCCATTTAATTTCTTCTTAGAAGTTTAACTCCTTTGGAGAATGTGGGCCTTGAATAGGATCCTCTGGGTCCCTCTTAATCTGACAGATGAGCAGATGAGGTGCATGGCCTGGGTTGCAGCTTGAGAGAACCAAAGAATTCAAACCAGATGACTTCCGAAATGTGGGGAAAGGGATAGAAAATGAACCTGAGATGGTAGTCCTTAATAACGGGATAAAGCCCTGTGCATCTCCCTCATTTCCTACAGGTAAAAGACAGTAAAGAAATTCAGGTCACAGGCCTTGGGAGTTCATAGGAAGGAGATGtccagtgctgtccaatagaactttccaCAATGATGGATATGTTCTATGTTCTCCAATATGGTAGCTGctcaccacatgtggctaataaGTACCTGAAATATGGCTAGCATGACTGAgaaactgaactttttttttttttttttttgagatggagtcttgctttgtcacccaggctggagtgcagtggtgagatctcggctcactgcagcctctgcctcccgggttcaagtgattctcctgcctcagcttcccgagtagctgggaccacaggcacctgccaccacacccggctaaattttgtatttctagtagagacagggtttcactatattggctaggctggtctcgaactcctgacctcaaatgatctgcctgccttggcctccctaagtgttgggattacaggcgtgagccactgtgcctggtcaagaaatggaactcttacacactgctggtgggaatgtgaaatggtaagccactttggaaaacagtttgacaatttcttatGCTAAATACACACCTATCAGATGATTTagccacttctaggtatttacttaagaaaaaataaggcaTACATCCATATGAAGACTTGTAAATAaatgttctcattatttttatttgaaatagctaaaactggaaacaacccaaatatccatcagcaagtgaatggataaacaaattgtaataTTTGTATGCAATATAACACCACTCAGTAATATgaaaatgaactactgatacatgcaaaaacatgaaattcaaaataattatggtgAGTGACAGAATCCAGACAACAAATAatacatactgtattattctatttacataaagttTTAGAAACTCCAAACTAATCTTAAGTGACAAAGCATACCAATGGTATCTGGGGCTTGGGACGAGTGGGACGGATTATAGAGAAAAAAGTAGGAGGTGATAGACATACttagtttttttgcttgtttgtttgtttttactgtggTAATGGTTTTTCAAGTGtgtatgtcaaaacttatcaaattgtacctaatttattgtagttttattgatacctcaataaaactaatagttatatacataaatgtactTGAAGTTCCACCTAGCACAATAAGGttagaaaaaaagttaaggcATGGGactggaaaagaaatgaaactctTCATTATTCACAAATGTCATGATTGCATATATGGAAAATCTAAGTCTACACAAAacctattaaaattaaatagtgaATTTAGCAATGTGGTTAAAAATAGgtcaatataaaatatcaaatataagccaggcatggtgacatgcatccacagtcccagctactcaggaggtggaggcaggagaattgcttgagcccaggagttcaagtccagcctgggcaatgcagcaagacccactgtctgaaaaaaaatcaaatatatcagCAATAAATaggaaattcaattttaaattataacatttatcaaataaattCTTAAGTgccaagaataaatttaaaatatatatggatataaatagttaaaattacaaaatattgacAGAAATCAAGACAAATAAATGTTGGGATACAGCATGTTAATGTATTGGAAGGTTAtgagtaaaaatattaattctccaCAAATTGATCTATAAACAACGCAGTGCCAATCAGAATCCCAGCAGTTTTGTTCTgctagaaattgacaaactgattctgaaatatatataagtaaatgAAAGGCTCAGAAATAGCTaagagaatatttgaagaaaaaagcaaagctgGAAGACTTACAATGCCAAATATCCAGACTGATGGTAAAGCTGTTGTAACTAATACAGTGTGGTATGGCCTTACCAATGGAcaaatcaatggaataaaatacagagtccaaaaagaaaatcatactTATATACTCACTTGATTTCTTACAAAGTTAATCCTGTGGTGCACTGGAGCATGAGTGATCTTTTATTAAATGTTGCCTTGTCAACTCCATGTAGATAAAATAAATCTGTGTTACCAGATGAAgagtttttaattgggttgttcaGGTTATTGCCATGTTGAACAAAGAACTGAACAAAATGCACAGacaaaaagcaacaaaagcagagatttattgaagtgaaagtacactccacagagttAGAGAAGGCTCAAACAAGTGGCTCAAGAGTCCAGATTATAATGTTCCTTGGGGATTTTATTAAACTAAAAGAGCATAGTAACACGCCTAAACATCCTTCAGAAGCCTCTAATAGGTCATACTCTACAGGAATGAAGAATTCTGCCCAGGACCAATCAGAGGCACCCTGCAAATGAGGGATTCAGAATGAACCAATCACAGACATTCCCATTTGTGACATAGGGGAGGGGAGGTTCAGAGAAGGAGGGCCTTTGGCCTCCTTATTTGGTCATGGAGAGGTGGAGTTTTCCTCTTAGTCCAATTCCAAGAAGTCAGCAGGGgttggccttaggttccctgtcTCCAGAccctatcctcctgcctcatttgGACCCCTACAATCTAATTGTGaatgtaaaaggtaaaaaaagtttcaaataattACATAGAAGGATAGCTTCATGACCTTTGGTTTGGCaatattaatcatttttttaaatagtttttttgtttgtttgtttttgaaacagtctcgctctgtcgcccaggctggagtgcagtggtgcagtctcggctcactgcaacctccgcctcccaggttcaagcaattctcctgcctcagcctcctaagtagctgggataactggcacgtgctaccacacccagctaatttttgtatttttagtagagatggggtttcaccatgttggccaggctggtcttgaactcctgacatcatgatccgactgccttggcctcccaaagtgctgggattacaggcataagccactgcacccggccggtggcacacattcttttttttttttttttttttttttttaaagactgagtttcactcttattgcccaggctggagtgtaatggcacgatctcggctcactacaacctccgcctcctgggttcaagttatttgcctcaacctcctgagtagctgggatttacaggcaggtgccaccatgcccaactaattttgtatttttagtagagagagggtttctccatgttggtcaggcctgTCTCCagctcccaatctcaggtgattcacctgcctcagccttccgaagtgctgggattacaggcattagccaccgtgcccagccacacaTTCTTAAACAAACAGTTTTAACTTGGTTGTAAATATCTCCACTCAAAGGACCTGGCCCATGCAGAAACACAAGACTTGTCTCTCAATATAAATCGTAAGATAGGTGGTGTTTTGTACAGTCTAGAAAACCAGGCCAAGTTGCAGCAAACCCCTAGGTTTTAATGTTAATAAAGTCCTCTTGGACTTCATGGGCCCAAAATTTCCAGTATTGTATTACTTTtgtaagaaaatttcaaa is part of the Nomascus leucogenys isolate Asia chromosome 17, Asia_NLE_v1, whole genome shotgun sequence genome and encodes:
- the PSMC4 gene encoding 26S proteasome regulatory subunit 6B — protein: MEEIGILVEKAQDEIPALSVSRPQTGLSFLGPEPEDLEDLYSRYKKLQQELEFLEVQEEYIKDEQKNLKKEFLHAQEEVKRIQSIPLVIGQFLEAVDQNTAIVGSTTGSNYYVRILSTIDRELLKPNASVALHKHSNALVDVLPPEADSSIMMLTSDQKPDVMYADIGGMDIQKQEVREAVELPLTHFELYKQIGIDPPRGVLMYGPPGCGKTMLAKAVAHHTTAAFIRVVGSEFVQKYLGEGPRMVRDVFRLAKENAPAIIFIDEIDAIATKRFDAQTGADREVQRILLELLNQMDGFDQNVNVKVIMATNRADTLDPALLRPGRLDRKIEFPLPDRRQKRLIFSTITSKMNLSEEVDLEDYVARPDKISGADINSICQESGMLAVRENRYIVLAKDFEKAYKTVIKKDEQEHEFYK